In the genome of Oncorhynchus mykiss isolate Arlee chromosome 18, USDA_OmykA_1.1, whole genome shotgun sequence, one region contains:
- the LOC110495417 gene encoding U2 small nuclear ribonucleoprotein auxiliary factor 35 kDa subunit-related protein 2 isoform X6, whose protein sequence is MAASIPSAVSAPSLGQKRRASLKKKERRKRKRQALAKAQIRESGENGDDSPPEQDDDEEERKAEEERRRLDQEWLERERLAQQEFRLRWEREDAARKRQEEEEARIKQEWEAQQRREEEEKEQKQQEKRDREEAVQKMLDQAESQLENGGPWRNPEAPDFGTEQDRANCPFFLKTGACRFGDRCSRKHVHPPSSPTLMIRGMFATFGMDQRSRDDYDTDACLEHSEEEVQQQFVDFYEDVLPEFRTAGKVVQFKVSCNFEPHLRGNVYVQFDTEEQCREAFVMFNGRWYAGKQLQCEFSPVTRWKTAICGLFDRQKCPKGKHCNFLHVYRNPGNEFWEADRDLHMSPDRGGGGNGSFAGGRFSERSNRSSWTERSQSRRGERSRRSRSRESRIAQRRESLQSDRSWTSRTSTRLRSRSRDRERRDRSRDRRDRGRSRDRDRRDGSRDRDGSKREGWRGSPTEASRGRSRSASPGEFSKRKRQGSRSPGESSKRKRQGSRSPGESSKRKRQGSRSPGESSKRKRQGSRSPGESSKRKRRGSRSPGKTSQKDKQPANDSSDTAPSRHKHSKKSKKKKSKRRKPKRDKKSQSAGGQSSSAESGKESWDEEKPSPNLVDSSTRTPHEVDNTTQGTVDVDNTTQGTVDVDNTTQGTVDVDNTSQETARVNAILSLMLSESLDNANAVTSDIQTQVKEEPEDPCPPIVPSPSPGDVDIAQTPGATDNSTPEANALSPDLHSIFLKQEYPSLPSVPEEECEQDGPETLPDSPDDDEP, encoded by the exons ATGGCAGCATCAATACCTTCTGCAGTGTCAGCACCCTCATTGGG TCAAAAACGCAGGGCATCTttgaagaagaaagaaagaagaaaacgAAAACGCCAAGCCCTCGCCAAAGCCCAAATCAGAGAATCTGGTG AAAATGGAGATGATTCTCCACCAGAACAAGATGACGATGAAGAGGAAAGGAAGGCTGAGGAAGAAAG acGGCGCCTAGACCAGGAGTGgctggagagggagaggctggCCCAGCAGGAATTCAGACTCCGGTGGGAGAGGGAAGACGCTGCaaggaagagacaggaggaagaggag GCGAGGATAAAGCAGGAATGGGAGGcccagcagaggagagaggaagaggagaaggagcagaagcaacaggagaagagagacagagag GAAGCTGTACAGAAAATGTTGGACCAGGCTGAGAGTCAG CTGGAGAATGGGGGTCCCTGGAGAAACCCGGAGGCTCCAGATTTTGGTACGGAGCAAGACCGGGCTAACTGCCCTTTCTTCCTCAAAACTGGAGCCTGCCGCTTCGGCGACAG GTGCTCTCGTAAGCATGTCCACCCCCCGTCCAGCCCTACTCTGATGATCCGGGGGATGTTTGCGACTTTCGGGATGGACCAGAGGTCACGGGACGACTACGATACAGACGCCTGTCTGGAGCACAGCGAGGAGGAGGTACAACAGCAGTTTGTGGATTTCTACGAGGATGTACTTCCTGAGTTCAGGACTGCTGGCAAGGTGGTGCAGTTTAAG GTCAGCTGCAACTTTGAGCCACATTTGAGAGGAAATGTTTATGTCCAGTTTGACAC AGAGGAGCAGTGCAGAGAGGCCTTCGTGATGTTCAATGGAAGATGGTACGCTGGTAAACAGCTCCAGTGTGAGTTCTCTCCTGTCACCAGATGGAAGACTGCTATATGTG GTTTGTTCGACCGACAGAAGTGTCCGAAAGGAAAGCACTGCAACTTCCTGCACGTGTACCGTAACCCTGGAAACGAGTTCTGGGAGGCGGACAGGGACCTGCACATGTCCCCCGACCGGGGAGGAGGGGGTAACGGGTCTTTCGCTGGGGGCCGGTTCTCTGAGAGGAGTAACCGCTCCTCGTGGACCGAGAGGTCACAGAGCCGACggggggagaggagcaggaggagtagGAGCAGGGAGAGCAGAATAGCCCAAAGGAGAGAGAGTCTTCAGAGTGACAGGTCTTGGACCAGTCGTACCAGCACAAGACTCAGGTCGAGGAGtagggacagagaaaggagagacaggagcagaGATAGGAGGGACAGAGGCAGGAGCAGGGACAGAG ACCGGCGGGATGGGAGCAGAGACCGAgatgggagcaagagagaggggtggaggggttcaCCCACAGAGGCTAGTAGGGGGAGATCCAGATCAGCCAGCCCTGGAGAGTTCTctaagaggaagagacaggggagcAGGAGCCCTGGAGAGTCCTctaagaggaagagacaggggagcAGGAGCCCTGGAGAGTCCTctaagaggaagagacaggggagcAGGAGCCCTGGAGAGTCCTctaagaggaagagacaggggagcAGGAGCCCTGGAGAGTCCTCTAAGAGGAAGAGACGGGGGAGCAGGAGCCCTGGGAAAACATCCCAAAAAGACAAGCAGCCAGCCAACGACAGCAGCGACACAGCTCCATCACGCCACAAACACTCCAAAAAAAGCAAAAAGAAGAAGAGCAAGAGGAGGAAACCCAAGAGGGACAAAAAGAGCCAGTCGGCTGGGGGTCAGAGTTCATCTGCAGAGTCGGGGAAGGAGTCTTGGGACGAGGAGAAACCCTCTCCAAACCTTGTAGACAGCAGTACACGGACTCCTCATGAG GTAGACAACACTACCCAGGGGACTGTGGATGTAGACAACACTACCCAGGGGACTGTGGATGTAGACAACACTACCCAGGGGACTGTGGATGTAGACAACACTTCCCAGGAGACTGCTAGGGTAAATGCCATACTTAGTCTCATGTTGTCTGAGTCTCTTGATAATGCCAATGCAGTCACTTCAGACATACAGACCCAGGTCAAGGAGGAGCCTGAGGATCCCTGTCCACCTATTGTCCCCTCTCCTAGCCCTGGGGATGTGGACATCGCTCAGACTCCTGGGGCCACTGACAACAGTACTCCTGAGGCAAACGCACTCTCCCCAGACCTCCATAGTATCTTCCTCAAGCAGGAGTATCCCTCTCTACCCAGTGTGCCTGAAGAGGAATGtgaacaggatggacctgagacGCTGCCTGATTCCCCCGACGATGATGAACCATAG
- the LOC110495417 gene encoding U2 small nuclear ribonucleoprotein auxiliary factor 35 kDa subunit-related protein 2 isoform X3: MAASIPSAVSAPSLGQKRRASLKKKERRKRKRQALAKAQIRESGENGDDSPPEQDDDEEERKAEEERRRLDQEWLERERLAQQEFRLRWEREDAARKRQEEEEARIKQEWEAQQRREEEEKEQKQQEKRDREEAVQKMLDQAESQLENGGPWRNPEAPDFGTEQDRANCPFFLKTGACRFGDRCSRKHVHPPSSPTLMIRGMFATFGMDQRSRDDYDTDACLEHSEEEVQQQFVDFYEDVLPEFRTAGKVVQFKVSCNFEPHLRGNVYVQFDTEEQCREAFVMFNGRWYAGKQLQCEFSPVTRWKTAICGLFDRQKCPKGKHCNFLHVYRNPGNEFWEADRDLHMSPDRGGGGNGSFAGGRFSERSNRSSWTERSQSRRGERSRRSRSRESRIAQRRESLQSDRSWTSRTSTRLRSRSRDRERRDRSRDRRDRGRSRDRDRRDGSRDRDGSKREGWRGSPTEASRGRSRSASPGEFSKRKRQGSRSPGESSKRKRQGSRSPGESSKRKRQGSRSPGESSKRKRQGSRSPGESSKRKRRGSRSPGKTSQKDKQPANDSSDTAPSRHKHSKKSKKKKSKRRKPKRDKKSQSAGGQSSSAESGKESWDEEKPSPNLVDSSTRTPHEVDNTTQETVDVDNTTQGTVDVDNTTQGTVDVDNTTQGTVDVDNTSQETARVNAILSLMLSESLDNANAVTSDIQTQVKEEPEDPCPPIVPSPSPGDVDIAQTPGATDNSTPEANALSPDLHSIFLKQEYPSLPSVPEEECEQDGPETLPDSPDDDEP; encoded by the exons ATGGCAGCATCAATACCTTCTGCAGTGTCAGCACCCTCATTGGG TCAAAAACGCAGGGCATCTttgaagaagaaagaaagaagaaaacgAAAACGCCAAGCCCTCGCCAAAGCCCAAATCAGAGAATCTGGTG AAAATGGAGATGATTCTCCACCAGAACAAGATGACGATGAAGAGGAAAGGAAGGCTGAGGAAGAAAG acGGCGCCTAGACCAGGAGTGgctggagagggagaggctggCCCAGCAGGAATTCAGACTCCGGTGGGAGAGGGAAGACGCTGCaaggaagagacaggaggaagaggag GCGAGGATAAAGCAGGAATGGGAGGcccagcagaggagagaggaagaggagaaggagcagaagcaacaggagaagagagacagagag GAAGCTGTACAGAAAATGTTGGACCAGGCTGAGAGTCAG CTGGAGAATGGGGGTCCCTGGAGAAACCCGGAGGCTCCAGATTTTGGTACGGAGCAAGACCGGGCTAACTGCCCTTTCTTCCTCAAAACTGGAGCCTGCCGCTTCGGCGACAG GTGCTCTCGTAAGCATGTCCACCCCCCGTCCAGCCCTACTCTGATGATCCGGGGGATGTTTGCGACTTTCGGGATGGACCAGAGGTCACGGGACGACTACGATACAGACGCCTGTCTGGAGCACAGCGAGGAGGAGGTACAACAGCAGTTTGTGGATTTCTACGAGGATGTACTTCCTGAGTTCAGGACTGCTGGCAAGGTGGTGCAGTTTAAG GTCAGCTGCAACTTTGAGCCACATTTGAGAGGAAATGTTTATGTCCAGTTTGACAC AGAGGAGCAGTGCAGAGAGGCCTTCGTGATGTTCAATGGAAGATGGTACGCTGGTAAACAGCTCCAGTGTGAGTTCTCTCCTGTCACCAGATGGAAGACTGCTATATGTG GTTTGTTCGACCGACAGAAGTGTCCGAAAGGAAAGCACTGCAACTTCCTGCACGTGTACCGTAACCCTGGAAACGAGTTCTGGGAGGCGGACAGGGACCTGCACATGTCCCCCGACCGGGGAGGAGGGGGTAACGGGTCTTTCGCTGGGGGCCGGTTCTCTGAGAGGAGTAACCGCTCCTCGTGGACCGAGAGGTCACAGAGCCGACggggggagaggagcaggaggagtagGAGCAGGGAGAGCAGAATAGCCCAAAGGAGAGAGAGTCTTCAGAGTGACAGGTCTTGGACCAGTCGTACCAGCACAAGACTCAGGTCGAGGAGtagggacagagaaaggagagacaggagcagaGATAGGAGGGACAGAGGCAGGAGCAGGGACAGAG ACCGGCGGGATGGGAGCAGAGACCGAgatgggagcaagagagaggggtggaggggttcaCCCACAGAGGCTAGTAGGGGGAGATCCAGATCAGCCAGCCCTGGAGAGTTCTctaagaggaagagacaggggagcAGGAGCCCTGGAGAGTCCTctaagaggaagagacaggggagcAGGAGCCCTGGAGAGTCCTctaagaggaagagacaggggagcAGGAGCCCTGGAGAGTCCTctaagaggaagagacaggggagcAGGAGCCCTGGAGAGTCCTCTAAGAGGAAGAGACGGGGGAGCAGGAGCCCTGGGAAAACATCCCAAAAAGACAAGCAGCCAGCCAACGACAGCAGCGACACAGCTCCATCACGCCACAAACACTCCAAAAAAAGCAAAAAGAAGAAGAGCAAGAGGAGGAAACCCAAGAGGGACAAAAAGAGCCAGTCGGCTGGGGGTCAGAGTTCATCTGCAGAGTCGGGGAAGGAGTCTTGGGACGAGGAGAAACCCTCTCCAAACCTTGTAGACAGCAGTACACGGACTCCTCATGAGGTAGACAACACTACCCAGGAGACTGTGGAT GTAGACAACACTACCCAGGGGACTGTGGATGTAGACAACACTACCCAGGGGACTGTGGATGTAGACAACACTACCCAGGGGACTGTGGATGTAGACAACACTTCCCAGGAGACTGCTAGGGTAAATGCCATACTTAGTCTCATGTTGTCTGAGTCTCTTGATAATGCCAATGCAGTCACTTCAGACATACAGACCCAGGTCAAGGAGGAGCCTGAGGATCCCTGTCCACCTATTGTCCCCTCTCCTAGCCCTGGGGATGTGGACATCGCTCAGACTCCTGGGGCCACTGACAACAGTACTCCTGAGGCAAACGCACTCTCCCCAGACCTCCATAGTATCTTCCTCAAGCAGGAGTATCCCTCTCTACCCAGTGTGCCTGAAGAGGAATGtgaacaggatggacctgagacGCTGCCTGATTCCCCCGACGATGATGAACCATAG
- the LOC110495417 gene encoding U2 small nuclear ribonucleoprotein auxiliary factor 35 kDa subunit-related protein 2 isoform X1 — MAASIPSAVSAPSLGQKRRASLKKKERRKRKRQALAKAQIRESGENGDDSPPEQDDDEEERKAEEERRRLDQEWLERERLAQQEFRLRWEREDAARKRQEEEEARIKQEWEAQQRREEEEKEQKQQEKRDREEAVQKMLDQAESQLENGGPWRNPEAPDFGTEQDRANCPFFLKTGACRFGDRCSRKHVHPPSSPTLMIRGMFATFGMDQRSRDDYDTDACLEHSEEEVQQQFVDFYEDVLPEFRTAGKVVQFKVSCNFEPHLRGNVYVQFDTEEQCREAFVMFNGRWYAGKQLQCEFSPVTRWKTAICGLFDRQKCPKGKHCNFLHVYRNPGNEFWEADRDLHMSPDRGGGGNGSFAGGRFSERSNRSSWTERSQSRRGERSRRSRSRESRIAQRRESLQSDRSWTSRTSTRLRSRSRDRERRDRSRDRRDRGRSRDRDRRDGSRDRDGSKREGWRGSPTEASRGRSRSASPGEFSKRKRQGSRSPGESSKRKRQGSRSPGESSKRKRQGSRSPGESSKRKRQGSRSPGESSKRKRRGSRSPGKTSQKDKQPANDSSDTAPSRHKHSKKSKKKKSKRRKPKRDKKSQSAGGQSSSAESGKESWDEEKPSPNLVDSSTRTPHEVDNTTQETVDVDSSTRTPHEVDNTTQGTVDVDNTTQGTVDVDNTTQGTVDVDNTSQETARVNAILSLMLSESLDNANAVTSDIQTQVKEEPEDPCPPIVPSPSPGDVDIAQTPGATDNSTPEANALSPDLHSIFLKQEYPSLPSVPEEECEQDGPETLPDSPDDDEP, encoded by the exons ATGGCAGCATCAATACCTTCTGCAGTGTCAGCACCCTCATTGGG TCAAAAACGCAGGGCATCTttgaagaagaaagaaagaagaaaacgAAAACGCCAAGCCCTCGCCAAAGCCCAAATCAGAGAATCTGGTG AAAATGGAGATGATTCTCCACCAGAACAAGATGACGATGAAGAGGAAAGGAAGGCTGAGGAAGAAAG acGGCGCCTAGACCAGGAGTGgctggagagggagaggctggCCCAGCAGGAATTCAGACTCCGGTGGGAGAGGGAAGACGCTGCaaggaagagacaggaggaagaggag GCGAGGATAAAGCAGGAATGGGAGGcccagcagaggagagaggaagaggagaaggagcagaagcaacaggagaagagagacagagag GAAGCTGTACAGAAAATGTTGGACCAGGCTGAGAGTCAG CTGGAGAATGGGGGTCCCTGGAGAAACCCGGAGGCTCCAGATTTTGGTACGGAGCAAGACCGGGCTAACTGCCCTTTCTTCCTCAAAACTGGAGCCTGCCGCTTCGGCGACAG GTGCTCTCGTAAGCATGTCCACCCCCCGTCCAGCCCTACTCTGATGATCCGGGGGATGTTTGCGACTTTCGGGATGGACCAGAGGTCACGGGACGACTACGATACAGACGCCTGTCTGGAGCACAGCGAGGAGGAGGTACAACAGCAGTTTGTGGATTTCTACGAGGATGTACTTCCTGAGTTCAGGACTGCTGGCAAGGTGGTGCAGTTTAAG GTCAGCTGCAACTTTGAGCCACATTTGAGAGGAAATGTTTATGTCCAGTTTGACAC AGAGGAGCAGTGCAGAGAGGCCTTCGTGATGTTCAATGGAAGATGGTACGCTGGTAAACAGCTCCAGTGTGAGTTCTCTCCTGTCACCAGATGGAAGACTGCTATATGTG GTTTGTTCGACCGACAGAAGTGTCCGAAAGGAAAGCACTGCAACTTCCTGCACGTGTACCGTAACCCTGGAAACGAGTTCTGGGAGGCGGACAGGGACCTGCACATGTCCCCCGACCGGGGAGGAGGGGGTAACGGGTCTTTCGCTGGGGGCCGGTTCTCTGAGAGGAGTAACCGCTCCTCGTGGACCGAGAGGTCACAGAGCCGACggggggagaggagcaggaggagtagGAGCAGGGAGAGCAGAATAGCCCAAAGGAGAGAGAGTCTTCAGAGTGACAGGTCTTGGACCAGTCGTACCAGCACAAGACTCAGGTCGAGGAGtagggacagagaaaggagagacaggagcagaGATAGGAGGGACAGAGGCAGGAGCAGGGACAGAG ACCGGCGGGATGGGAGCAGAGACCGAgatgggagcaagagagaggggtggaggggttcaCCCACAGAGGCTAGTAGGGGGAGATCCAGATCAGCCAGCCCTGGAGAGTTCTctaagaggaagagacaggggagcAGGAGCCCTGGAGAGTCCTctaagaggaagagacaggggagcAGGAGCCCTGGAGAGTCCTctaagaggaagagacaggggagcAGGAGCCCTGGAGAGTCCTctaagaggaagagacaggggagcAGGAGCCCTGGAGAGTCCTCTAAGAGGAAGAGACGGGGGAGCAGGAGCCCTGGGAAAACATCCCAAAAAGACAAGCAGCCAGCCAACGACAGCAGCGACACAGCTCCATCACGCCACAAACACTCCAAAAAAAGCAAAAAGAAGAAGAGCAAGAGGAGGAAACCCAAGAGGGACAAAAAGAGCCAGTCGGCTGGGGGTCAGAGTTCATCTGCAGAGTCGGGGAAGGAGTCTTGGGACGAGGAGAAACCCTCTCCAAACCTTGTAGACAGCAGTACACGGACTCCTCATGAGGTAGACAACACTACCCAGGAGACTGTGGATGTAGACAGCAGTACACGGACTCCTCATGAGGTAGACAACACTACCCAGGGGACTGTGGATGTAGACAACACTACCCAGGGGACTGTGGATGTAGACAACACTACCCAGGGGACTGTGGATGTAGACAACACTTCCCAGGAGACTGCTAGGGTAAATGCCATACTTAGTCTCATGTTGTCTGAGTCTCTTGATAATGCCAATGCAGTCACTTCAGACATACAGACCCAGGTCAAGGAGGAGCCTGAGGATCCCTGTCCACCTATTGTCCCCTCTCCTAGCCCTGGGGATGTGGACATCGCTCAGACTCCTGGGGCCACTGACAACAGTACTCCTGAGGCAAACGCACTCTCCCCAGACCTCCATAGTATCTTCCTCAAGCAGGAGTATCCCTCTCTACCCAGTGTGCCTGAAGAGGAATGtgaacaggatggacctgagacGCTGCCTGATTCCCCCGACGATGATGAACCATAG
- the LOC110495417 gene encoding U2 small nuclear ribonucleoprotein auxiliary factor 35 kDa subunit-related protein 2 isoform X7, whose amino-acid sequence MAASIPSAVSAPSLGQKRRASLKKKERRKRKRQALAKAQIRESGENGDDSPPEQDDDEEERKAEEERRRLDQEWLERERLAQQEFRLRWEREDAARKRQEEEEARIKQEWEAQQRREEEEKEQKQQEKRDREEAVQKMLDQAESQLENGGPWRNPEAPDFGTEQDRANCPFFLKTGACRFGDRCSRKHVHPPSSPTLMIRGMFATFGMDQRSRDDYDTDACLEHSEEEVQQQFVDFYEDVLPEFRTAGKVVQFKVSCNFEPHLRGNVYVQFDTEEQCREAFVMFNGRWYAGKQLQCEFSPVTRWKTAICGLFDRQKCPKGKHCNFLHVYRNPGNEFWEADRDLHMSPDRGGGGNGSFAGGRFSERSNRSSWTERSQSRRGERSRRSRSRESRIAQRRESLQSDRSWTSRTSTRLRSRSRDRERRDRSRDRRDRGRSRDRDRRDGSRDRDGSKREGWRGSPTEASRGRSRSASPGEFSKRKRQGSRSPGESSKRKRQGSRSPGESSKRKRQGSRSPGESSKRKRQGSRSPGESSKRKRRGSRSPGKTSQKDKQPANDSSDTAPSRHKHSKKSKKKKSKRRKPKRDKKSQSAGGQSSSAESGKESWDEEKPSPNLVDSSTRTPHEVDNTTQGTVDVDNTTQGTVDVDNTTQGTVDVDNTSQETARVNAILSLMLSESLDNANAVTSDIQTQVKEEPEDPCPPIVPSPSPGDVDIAQTPGATDNSTPEANALSPDLHSIFLKQEYPSLPSVPEEECEQDGPETLPDSPDDDEP is encoded by the exons ATGGCAGCATCAATACCTTCTGCAGTGTCAGCACCCTCATTGGG TCAAAAACGCAGGGCATCTttgaagaagaaagaaagaagaaaacgAAAACGCCAAGCCCTCGCCAAAGCCCAAATCAGAGAATCTGGTG AAAATGGAGATGATTCTCCACCAGAACAAGATGACGATGAAGAGGAAAGGAAGGCTGAGGAAGAAAG acGGCGCCTAGACCAGGAGTGgctggagagggagaggctggCCCAGCAGGAATTCAGACTCCGGTGGGAGAGGGAAGACGCTGCaaggaagagacaggaggaagaggag GCGAGGATAAAGCAGGAATGGGAGGcccagcagaggagagaggaagaggagaaggagcagaagcaacaggagaagagagacagagag GAAGCTGTACAGAAAATGTTGGACCAGGCTGAGAGTCAG CTGGAGAATGGGGGTCCCTGGAGAAACCCGGAGGCTCCAGATTTTGGTACGGAGCAAGACCGGGCTAACTGCCCTTTCTTCCTCAAAACTGGAGCCTGCCGCTTCGGCGACAG GTGCTCTCGTAAGCATGTCCACCCCCCGTCCAGCCCTACTCTGATGATCCGGGGGATGTTTGCGACTTTCGGGATGGACCAGAGGTCACGGGACGACTACGATACAGACGCCTGTCTGGAGCACAGCGAGGAGGAGGTACAACAGCAGTTTGTGGATTTCTACGAGGATGTACTTCCTGAGTTCAGGACTGCTGGCAAGGTGGTGCAGTTTAAG GTCAGCTGCAACTTTGAGCCACATTTGAGAGGAAATGTTTATGTCCAGTTTGACAC AGAGGAGCAGTGCAGAGAGGCCTTCGTGATGTTCAATGGAAGATGGTACGCTGGTAAACAGCTCCAGTGTGAGTTCTCTCCTGTCACCAGATGGAAGACTGCTATATGTG GTTTGTTCGACCGACAGAAGTGTCCGAAAGGAAAGCACTGCAACTTCCTGCACGTGTACCGTAACCCTGGAAACGAGTTCTGGGAGGCGGACAGGGACCTGCACATGTCCCCCGACCGGGGAGGAGGGGGTAACGGGTCTTTCGCTGGGGGCCGGTTCTCTGAGAGGAGTAACCGCTCCTCGTGGACCGAGAGGTCACAGAGCCGACggggggagaggagcaggaggagtagGAGCAGGGAGAGCAGAATAGCCCAAAGGAGAGAGAGTCTTCAGAGTGACAGGTCTTGGACCAGTCGTACCAGCACAAGACTCAGGTCGAGGAGtagggacagagaaaggagagacaggagcagaGATAGGAGGGACAGAGGCAGGAGCAGGGACAGAG ACCGGCGGGATGGGAGCAGAGACCGAgatgggagcaagagagaggggtggaggggttcaCCCACAGAGGCTAGTAGGGGGAGATCCAGATCAGCCAGCCCTGGAGAGTTCTctaagaggaagagacaggggagcAGGAGCCCTGGAGAGTCCTctaagaggaagagacaggggagcAGGAGCCCTGGAGAGTCCTctaagaggaagagacaggggagcAGGAGCCCTGGAGAGTCCTctaagaggaagagacaggggagcAGGAGCCCTGGAGAGTCCTCTAAGAGGAAGAGACGGGGGAGCAGGAGCCCTGGGAAAACATCCCAAAAAGACAAGCAGCCAGCCAACGACAGCAGCGACACAGCTCCATCACGCCACAAACACTCCAAAAAAAGCAAAAAGAAGAAGAGCAAGAGGAGGAAACCCAAGAGGGACAAAAAGAGCCAGTCGGCTGGGGGTCAGAGTTCATCTGCAGAGTCGGGGAAGGAGTCTTGGGACGAGGAGAAACCCTCTCCAAACCTTGTAGACAGCAGTACACGGACTCCTCATGAGGTAGACAACACTACCCAG GGGACTGTGGATGTAGACAACACTACCCAGGGGACTGTGGATGTAGACAACACTACCCAGGGGACTGTGGATGTAGACAACACTTCCCAGGAGACTGCTAGGGTAAATGCCATACTTAGTCTCATGTTGTCTGAGTCTCTTGATAATGCCAATGCAGTCACTTCAGACATACAGACCCAGGTCAAGGAGGAGCCTGAGGATCCCTGTCCACCTATTGTCCCCTCTCCTAGCCCTGGGGATGTGGACATCGCTCAGACTCCTGGGGCCACTGACAACAGTACTCCTGAGGCAAACGCACTCTCCCCAGACCTCCATAGTATCTTCCTCAAGCAGGAGTATCCCTCTCTACCCAGTGTGCCTGAAGAGGAATGtgaacaggatggacctgagacGCTGCCTGATTCCCCCGACGATGATGAACCATAG